The genomic DNA CGCCGCGCTCCCGCCCCTGACCCCCGCCTCGGCCGCGCCCGAGCCGACCACCCTGTTCGAGGAGTGAGTGTGACCGACGAGACCGTGGACGACTCCCTGGACATCGCCGCCGGCGAGGCCCTGCCCGAGATCGACCTCGCGGACTTCAGCATCGCCGATGACGACGCCGTGAAGTCGCTGCGCGGCGCCGACACCGCGCCCCGCTTCGACGGCGACACCTCCGCGCTGCCGAACTCGGTCTGCTACGCCCTGCAGGAGCTGATCGCGGCGCCGCACGTCTCGGCCAAGTCCAAGAACTGGGCCGTCATCGAGGCCGAGGAGACGCTGCTGCGCAGCCGGCTCTCCGAACTGAACCTGCTGCTGGAGATCAACCGCGAGACCAAGCACGCCTTCACCCGCCAGGTCAGCGAGAACGACCCCCGCCAGCGGAACCTGCTCCGCGCCCAGAGTCTCTCGCTCGCCGCCTCCGTGCTCGCACTGTTCCTGCGCCTCAAGCACCTGTCCAGCCCGGACGAGACGGCGGTCGTCGAGCGCCAGGAGATGATCGACCATCTCCTCACCTTCCGCCCCGCCCGCGACACCGACGAGGCCGGCTTCATCAAGAAGGCCGACGCCGCGATCAACCAGCTGGAGACCCGCCGGCTGATCCGCCGGGTGGGCACCAGCGACCGGTACGCCGTGCACGCGGTGATCGCCTCCCTGCTCACCCCCGAGCAGGTGGACCTGTACACCGCCGCCTACCGCGACCTCGCCAGTACCGACCAGGACCTCGGAGAGGCGGCGGCGCCCGTCGACGGGGCGGATGACCAGGACGGCGAGGACGCCACCGTCGAACCCGAGAACGAGACGCAGGAGCCCCAGTGACCCGCAAGCATCTCGGCCAGTACCGCCTCACCCGCCTGCAGGTGGTCAACTGGGGCACGTTCGACGGTTACAAGGACTTCCCGATCGATGAGCGGGGCGTGATCCTCACGGGACCGTCGGGCTCGGGCAAGAGTTCGCTCATGGACGCGCACTCGGTGGTGCTGCTGCCCACCTACGACCAGT from Tsukamurella paurometabola includes the following:
- a CDS encoding DUF4194 domain-containing protein yields the protein MTDETVDDSLDIAAGEALPEIDLADFSIADDDAVKSLRGADTAPRFDGDTSALPNSVCYALQELIAAPHVSAKSKNWAVIEAEETLLRSRLSELNLLLEINRETKHAFTRQVSENDPRQRNLLRAQSLSLAASVLALFLRLKHLSSPDETAVVERQEMIDHLLTFRPARDTDEAGFIKKADAAINQLETRRLIRRVGTSDRYAVHAVIASLLTPEQVDLYTAAYRDLASTDQDLGEAAAPVDGADDQDGEDATVEPENETQEPQ